Proteins from a genomic interval of Sphingobacterium sp. SYP-B4668:
- a CDS encoding S24 family peptidase, which yields MSSWERLEQIIEHLGLNVNSFAKEIGLKRSERLYQIKKGNYSISKNLSSIISERFPDINEGWLLTGNGNMLRSASLLKKIPLYGIGLEDLPADLSVLTPTDELEIPVLSGSDFAVVNNGEAMSPEIAHGSMVFVRKVEVDSVLFGDIYLIISEKFNVIRFVREYDSETLRLAAKNAKDFDDILLKKSSIQAIYKVKGVLSMLSM from the coding sequence ATGTCAAGTTGGGAAAGATTGGAACAGATTATTGAACATCTGGGACTCAATGTGAATTCCTTTGCGAAAGAGATTGGTCTGAAACGGTCCGAGCGTCTTTATCAGATAAAAAAAGGGAACTATTCCATCAGTAAAAATCTGTCTTCGATTATATCGGAGAGATTCCCCGATATTAACGAGGGCTGGTTACTTACGGGTAATGGAAATATGCTTCGGTCGGCTTCTCTGTTAAAGAAAATTCCGCTTTATGGGATTGGCTTGGAAGACTTGCCTGCAGATCTGAGCGTCCTTACTCCCACGGACGAATTGGAGATACCTGTTTTGTCGGGTAGCGACTTTGCTGTAGTGAATAATGGAGAGGCGATGTCACCTGAAATTGCACACGGCAGTATGGTTTTTGTACGCAAAGTGGAGGTCGATTCTGTTCTTTTTGGAGATATCTATTTGATTATTTCCGAAAAATTTAATGTTATCCGATTTGTTCGTGAATATGATTCGGAAACTTTGCGCCTTGCGGCAAAAAATGCGAAAGATTTTGACGATATCTTACTGAAAAAATCATCCATTCAAGCAATATATAAAGTAAAGGGCGTATTGTCTATGCTGTCCATGTAG
- a CDS encoding clostripain-related cysteine peptidase codes for MRFLSIISTLAILLLGLQSCKKELPTHPEEQPKFRTVIAYLAANNSLINEAYENINQMEAAIGNVDGDLIVYARLQGTNPALYRITPDQTPDIRSQKIKEYAPHNSSDPTVMKQVIADIQAAYPAQTYGLILWSHATGWIPPNHGGVKVKSFGDDNGSTMDIKHLKQALPDNLDFIMFDACSMASVEVLYEIKEKAKYFISSPGEVISNGMPYNKITNDLFHISPESYQMIAQKYYEHYNSKSGLFRSATISIIDGLQLATLATTSQQLLKAYSSPFPNLQRNNIQRMDFDRIGNPLIAFDFEDFFFQNFGPVITQPLSQQLARTVIFKANTPSFNGYEIKKNGGLTCYIPHPDNDGPLHDYYRTLQWYSASGFDRLF; via the coding sequence ATGAGATTCCTATCCATCATATCTACCCTCGCGATACTTCTACTAGGCTTGCAGTCCTGTAAAAAAGAATTACCCACACACCCTGAAGAACAGCCTAAATTTAGAACTGTAATTGCTTACCTCGCGGCAAACAACAGTCTAATCAACGAGGCCTACGAAAATATCAATCAAATGGAAGCCGCCATCGGAAATGTTGACGGCGACCTGATTGTATACGCCCGTCTCCAAGGCACCAACCCAGCACTTTACAGGATAACACCCGATCAAACCCCTGATATTCGTAGCCAGAAAATCAAAGAGTACGCTCCTCATAATTCTTCTGACCCCACCGTCATGAAGCAAGTGATAGCAGACATTCAAGCCGCATACCCCGCACAGACCTACGGACTCATCCTCTGGTCACACGCTACAGGATGGATACCCCCTAACCATGGAGGTGTCAAAGTCAAGTCATTTGGCGACGATAATGGGAGCACAATGGACATCAAGCACCTCAAACAAGCCCTACCAGACAATCTCGATTTCATCATGTTCGACGCCTGTTCCATGGCCAGTGTAGAGGTCCTCTATGAAATAAAAGAAAAAGCAAAATACTTTATATCTTCACCTGGAGAAGTAATCTCCAATGGCATGCCATATAACAAGATAACCAATGACCTTTTCCACATATCGCCTGAAAGCTATCAGATGATTGCTCAAAAATATTATGAACACTACAATAGTAAGAGCGGACTATTCAGGTCGGCGACCATATCCATAATAGACGGCCTACAATTAGCCACACTAGCAACAACTTCCCAGCAACTCCTGAAAGCTTATTCGTCACCCTTCCCAAACTTACAACGCAATAACATTCAACGTATGGATTTTGACAGGATAGGCAATCCATTGATTGCATTTGACTTTGAAGACTTCTTCTTTCAAAATTTTGGTCCTGTCATTACCCAACCCCTATCTCAGCAGCTCGCTCGCACTGTAATTTTCAAAGCAAACACTCCTTCATTCAATGGTTACGAGATCAAGAAAAATGGAGG